From the Agromyces laixinhei genome, the window CCGGGCACGCGGCCCGAGACGTTGCCGCCGGTCCAGACCACCAGGCCGTAGCGCACGAGCTCGCCGTGCAGCTTCGCCACATCCTCACGGACGACGGCGATCGCGGCATCCGTCTCGGGGCTCCACTCCGCCATGACCTACTCCCGCTTCCGCGAGACGACGCGCTGGAGCAGCACGAACACGAGCAGGATGCCGCCGGTGATGATGGTCGTCATCTCGGGGCGGATACCGCCATCGCGGGTGATGAGCACGTTCATGAGTCCGAGCACGAGGGCGCCGATGACCGAGCCGAGCACGTAGCCGTACCCACCGGTCAGGAGGGTGCCGCCGATCACGGTCGCCGCGATGGCGTCGAGCTCCCAGCCGATGCCGGTGATGTTCTGCGCGATTCCGAGCCGTGACGTGTAGATCACCGCGGCGACGCCCGAGAGCGTGCCGCTGATCACGTACACGAGCACCTTGGTGCGCGGCACCGGCAGACCCATGAGCTGCGTCGAGCTCTCCGACCCGCCGATCGCGTACACCGTGCGGCCGGTTCGTGTGCGGTGGAGCACCACGAAGGCCACGATCACCACGATGGCCGCGATCACGACGCCGGGGGTGACGACGAGGTCGTTGACCTTTTCGCCGTCGATCACCTTGAGCTGCGTTCCGAGCCAGCGGATGGGCGACTCATCGGAGAGCCGCTCGGGAACCGTGCTGAGCAGCGATGCCAGCCCTCGTGCCAGGAACATCATCGCCAGTGTCGCGATGAACGGCTGCACGTTGAAGTACTGGATCAGGATGCCCGAGATCAGGCCGAAGACGGCACCGAACGCGACCATGAGCACGATGACGAGATACGGATTCCACCCGGCGCTCGAGAGCATCACGCCCGCGACGCTCGAGAACGCGATGATGGCGCC encodes:
- a CDS encoding ABC transporter permease; translated protein: MTDVKTPESQTLDSPTAATGFAGWFRRILSTNPSALPTIAAVLIFVAMVIYGEVTYGRILQFNTMSNLLINNAHLIVLAVAMTFVILTGGIDLSVGAIIAFSSVAGVMLSSAGWNPYLVIVLMVAFGAVFGLISGILIQYFNVQPFIATLAMMFLARGLASLLSTVPERLSDESPIRWLGTQLKVIDGEKVNDLVVTPGVVIAAIVVIVAFVVLHRTRTGRTVYAIGGSESSTQLMGLPVPRTKVLVYVISGTLSGVAAVIYTSRLGIAQNITGIGWELDAIAATVIGGTLLTGGYGYVLGSVIGALVLGLMNVLITRDGGIRPEMTTIITGGILLVFVLLQRVVSRKRE